A stretch of the Aphis gossypii isolate Hap1 chromosome 2, ASM2018417v2, whole genome shotgun sequence genome encodes the following:
- the LOC114126954 gene encoding uncharacterized protein LOC114126954, with protein MASEEYTGKPYKIIDSKREHKIGIVATSLSDFMTKAQQKFNISEPIKVVLESDGTEIDEEDYFDTLENNTLIMILKPDQKWCLYSDISIKLTDDQVDGPHSLSSLIQRLQNDIGQIAFLGGCDLELLSDMDPDSLVDMAFDRSFLDQIKEASGRFLYEKREAQDAINLLKLYHASTIGQNSSKKSKV; from the exons atggctAGTGAAGAATACACTGGTAaaccatacaaaataattgattcaaaGCGTGAACACAAAATTGGTATTGTGGCAACTTCATTATCTGATTTTATGACTAAAg ctcaacaaaaatttaacataagtGAACCCATTAAAGTCGTTCTTGAATCTGATGGCACTGAAATTGACGAGGAAGACTATTTTGATACtttggaaaataatacattaattatgatattaaaaccCGACCAAAAATGGTGTCTATATAGTGATATAAG cattAAACTTACTGATGATCAAGTTGATGGTCCGCATAGTTTAAGTAGTTTGATTCAACGTCTACAAAATGATATAGGTCAAATAGCATTCTTGGGCGGTTGCGATCTTGAACTTTTGTCTGATATGGATCCAGACAGTTTGGTTGATATGGCATTTGacag GTCATTTCTAGATCAAATTAAAGAAGCTAGTGGACGCTTTCTTTATGAAAAACGAGAAGCTCAAGATGCAATCAATTTGCTCAAACTCTACCATGCCTCGACAATCGGTCAAAATTCATCCAAGAAAAGTAAAGTTTAA
- the LOC114126974 gene encoding general transcription factor IIH subunit 2: MDDTEVKEYRWEGGYEKTWEEVKEDEGGNVEWSVKEIIEKSKRLLATRQPNVRLGMMRHLFVIIDSSNSMVEKDLKPTRQLCTYKLLQDFIQDYFDQNPISQLGLITTRNSSAERISELSGNRKYHLEELKKTFGGFNYCNGLMSVQNSLEIAFSVMKMLPSHTSREILIIGSSLSSCDPGEINTTIDMLKTNNIRVSMIHLAAEVRMFRHLCDETKGKHNVIVDDVHFKHVLWSLVEPVPLPNSVDASCVKMGFPQELEQKPPFTTCSCHLAEGGKLNAKGFFCPQCNSKYCELPVECKCCGLILVSSLHLARSLHHLVPIKPFIKIELEEGSSAYCYGCRKRIKVPAENVYFCESCKKHYCDGCDIYVHNTLHVCPGCAVKRDEKR, encoded by the coding sequence ATGGACGATACTGAAGTAAAAGAATATCGCTGGGAAGGTGGTTATGAAAAAACATGGGAAGAAGTGAAAGAAGATGAAGGAGGAAATGTTGAATGGTCAGTTAAAGAgatcattgaaaaatctaaGCGATTACTGGCAACTCGACAGCCAAATGTCCGCTTGGGCATGATGCGacatttgtttgttattatagaTAGTTCCAATTCAATGGTTGAAAAGGATTTAAAACCTACTAGACAATTGTGTACTTACAAATTGCTTCAAGATTTCATTCAAGATTATTTTGATCAAAATCCAATTAGTCAACTTGGTCTGATAACTACAAGGAATTCATCTGCAGAGCGTATATCTGAATTGTCTGGCAATAGAAAATATCATCTCgaagaattgaaaaaaacttttgGAGGTTTTAATTATTGCAATGGATTGATGTCTGTACAAAACTCTTTAGAAATTGCATTTTCAGTTATGAAAATGTTGCCCTCTCATACTAGTAgagaaatacttattattggaTCTAGTTTGAGCTCGTGCGATCCAGGTGAAATAAATACTACTATAGATAtgcttaaaacaaataatatcagAGTTTCAATGATACACTTAGCTGCCGAAGTACGGATGTTTCGACACTTGTGTGATGAAACTAAAGGTAAACATAATGTGATTGTAGatgatgtacattttaaacacgTTCTTTGGTCGTTAGTGGAACCTGTTCCCCTTCCAAATTCAGTTGATGCATCATGTGTGAAAATGGGCTTTCCTCAAGAGTTAGAACAAAAACCACCATTTACCACATGTTCATGTCATTTAGCAGAGGGTGGCAAATTAAACGCTAAAGGATTTTTTTGTCCACAATGTAACAGCAAATATTGTGAATTACCCGTGGAGTGTAAATGTTGTGGCCTCATACTCGTGTCTTCTTTACATCTTGCTAGGTCATTACATCATTTGGTTCCTATTAAaccgtttataaaaattgagcTTGAAGAAGGTTCTAGTGCCTATTGCTATGGATGCAGAAAAAGAATAAAGGTCCCTGctgaaaatgtatacttttgtGAATCGTGTAAAAAACATTACTGTGATGGCTGTGACATTTATGTGCATAATACATTACATGTGTGTCCAGGCTGTGCTGTTAAACGAGATGAAAAAAGATAA
- the LOC114126962 gene encoding uncharacterized protein LOC114126962 isoform X1, with the protein MNKEYIIKDSVTTLAIAIADHQQTPNEINVDTCLDKVYKVLKPQWMKNQDDILCLFQVCQEISPIDTNLVVKCCKLMSKVLPKLSISEENLLKNTISWTLSCIFHFKSSFQHSTQINEILDFYVCTIQTYRNLNINNNRNITDVMALLLQVLQKIENKSVEPHTNIDILTYIKFLEATVVIIKDYDCINTIGICIIKFIEQSINQKKCMQSYDQEVLKCGLQILSQLIEQSKQWTNDNFNKLLPIVLLYLRYGLIFNQSKFLNDLQPSPIVQWENPSRLDIVPMINMTNKRRQKKKRIIESKNKVPNFVTISVDDEMLMNVRDSDFSEDEPCSSNLIGRITIDIRLLAAQIMKKMFTIVEKKLLLGYLYTIVDGSMNILNCLISEVGNSIREPSSKVRATIITAITSIFNGSKIFFAQAQYREKKGAFTTWSETLADYIITIHNTLLKDFVMETRSVRLVLLHCFSSVISNTPYTRLNKNLLKSVLDAILVYIKCEPCDNYLRIGVFRCLSSVFNSELPQFEKELLLEKKTEIVNLCLYLFKETKSFLESDQDNTQMIVRRQCWQILNSYCNHYYGLIENRMLINIAIEDMKYTKQTLLRKSILSCLKQMSAVSEGDDHKSARLEKWKLIFRKLIPQMFAEKDPQTLPILIESLSTIGSDLFNDLEDELVDLCCDELHMFVTCEDQNIQSAAIATLGTLIKYEKLSKNPMYIRHTIDGLLYVSSINKVNSVQEKLAWTLNCISEVLVENWDLYEIEDEKLLCLAKAALSTLDRKPVINTYALACGTRALGLLLSLIDYTDVTGQQFAPLYEESINILINIANGNDSMKNRWNSCNSLGVLYQTNSIQKLPETLRNNVFNTLSTLIINCCNFKVRHVACSSLMYNHRDLYGNNYSKMWHRLFDAFENAQNLPHICEYKHQQKLINQLCAAFCNLCNLLEPSDISGLTYLFDSRLHVIQNAMEKFCNFNDIPNYSEMLAAAHNHLHNMLKTKQLTSKQEEIVKSLLNVFVNR; encoded by the exons atgaataaagaatatataataaaagactCGGTGACGACCTTAGCAATAGCCATTGCAGATCATCAACAAACACCTAATGAAATTAATGTGGACACTTGCTTGGACAAAGTTTACAAAGTGCTTAAACCCCAATGGATGAAAAATCaa gatGACATTCTATGTTTATTTCAAGTATGTCAAGAGATTAGCCCAATAGATACCAATCTAGTTGttaaatgttgtaaattgATGAGCAAAGTATTACCAAAACTTAGTATTAGCGAAGagaatcttttaaaaaatacaatttcttgGACACTAtcatgtatttttcattttaaatccaGTTTCCAACATTCAACACAAATCAATGAAATTCTTGATTTTTATGTCTGCACTATTCAAACATATAGAAACTTGAACATCAACAATAATAGa aatattactgATGTAATGGCTTTATTACTACAAGTGttacaaaaaatagaaaataaatctgTAGAACCTCATACTAATATTGACATACTTACATACATAAAGTTTTTAGAAGCAACTgtggtaataataaaagattatgATTGTATCAATACTATTGGAATctgcataattaaatttatagaacagtcaataaatcaaaaaaaatgtatgcaatCATATGATCAAGaa gttttaaaatgtGGATTACAAATTTTGTCACAACTTATTGAACAGTCTAAACAATGgactaatgataattttaataagttattaccaattgttttgttatatttaaggtatggtttgatttttaatcaatCAAAATTTCTTAATGATTTGCAACCCTCTCCTATCGTACAATGGGAAAATCCATCAAGACTAGATATAGTACCtatg ATTAATATGACGAATAAACgacgtcaaaaaaaaaagagaattaTAGAATCCAAAAATAAAGTACCAAACTTTGTTACTATTTCAGTAGATGATGAAATGTTGATGAATGTTAGGGATTCAGATTTTTCTGAAGATGAACCGTGCTCATCTAATCTTATTGGACGTATAACAATAGATATACGGTTATTAGCTgcacaaataatgaaaaaaatgtttact ATAGTAGAGAAAAAACTATTGTTAggatatttgtatacaattgttGATGGTTCAATGAACATTCTAAATTGTTTGATTTCCGAAGTAGGAAATTCAATACGTGAACCTTCTTCTAAAGTACGCGCAACTATTATAACTGCTATCACatctatttttaatggttcaaaaatattttttgcccAAGctcaatatag agagAAAAAAGGTGCATTTACAACATGGTCTGAAACTCTTgctgattatataattacaatacataatacattgttaAAAGATTTTGTTATGGAAACGCGTAGTGTCCGTCTCGTACTTTTGCATTGTTTTTCTAGTGTGATTTCTAACACACCATATACAAGGTTGAATAAAAATCTTCTTAAATCAGTATTAGACGCTATACTtgtgtatattaaatgtgAACCATGtg ATAATTACCTAAGAATAGGAGTCTTTCGTTGTCTGTCTTCTGTTTTCAATTCAGAACTTCCACAATttgaaaaagaattattattagaaaaaaagacagaaattgtaaatttatgtttatatttatttaaa GAAACAAAATCATTTCTAGAAAGTGACCAAGATAATACACAAATGATTGTGAGGCGTCAATGTtggcaaatattaaatagttattgtaatcattattatggtctaattgaaaatagaatgttaattaatattgcaaTCGAAGACATGAAATACACTAAACAAACATTGTTacgtaaaagtattttatcatgtttaaaacaaatgtcTGCTGTATCAGAAG gGGATGATCATAAATCTGCTAGATTAGAAAAATGGAAGTTGATATTTCGAAAATTAATACCACAAATGTTCGCAGAAAAAGATCCACAAACATTGCCCATTCTTATTGAAAGTTTATCAACAATTGGAtcagatttatttaatgatcttgaa GACGAATTAGTTGATCTATGCTGTGATGAATTACATATGTTTGTTACCTGTGAAGATCAAAATATCCAATCAGCTGCAATAGCAACATTAGGTACACTTATTAAGTACGAAAAGCTATCAAAA aatCCAATGTATATAAGACACACTATTGATGGTTTGCTTTATGtttcatcaataaataaagtaaattcaGTTCAAGAAAAATTGGCATGGACATTAAACTGCATATCTGAAGTCTTGGTAGaaaattg ggATTTGTATGAAATTGaagatgaaaaattattatgtttggcCAAAGCTGCACTTTCAACACTTGACCGTAAACCagtaattaatacctatgcaTT AGCTTGTGGTACTAGAGCTTTGGGTCTCTTACTGTCATTAATTGACTATACTGATGTTACTGGACAGCAATTTGCCCCTTTATATGaagaatcaataaatattttaattaatatagccAATGGAAATGATAGTATGAAA AATCGTTGGAATAGTTGTAATTCTCTAGGTGTCCTCTATCAAACCAATTCCATTCAAAAGTTACCAGAAACTTTAAgg aataatgtattcaatacattatctacattaattataaattgctgTAACTTTAAAGTCAGGCATGTTGCTTGTTCATCTTTAATGTATAATCACCGAGACCTATATGGTAATAATTACTCAAAAATGTGGCATAGGCTGTTTGACGCTTTTGAAAATGCTCAAAACTTACCTCATATTTGTGAATACAAGCATcaacaaaaactaataaatcag ctTTGTGCGGCGTTTTGCAATTTGTGTAATTTACTTGAGCCATCAGACATTAGTGGTTTAACTTACTTGTTTGACTCTCGACTACATGTAATTCAGAATGCGATGGAaaagttttgtaattttaacgaCATTCCAAATTATTCTGAAATGTTAGCAGCAGCACACAACCATTTGCACAATATGTTGAAAACCAAACAACTCACATCTAAGCAAGAAGAGATCGTAAAAagcttattaaatgtatttgttaaccgttaa
- the LOC114126962 gene encoding uncharacterized protein LOC114126962 isoform X2 → MNKEYIIKDSVTTLAIAIADHQQTPNEINVDTCLDKVYKVLKPQWMKNQDDILCLFQVCQEISPIDTNLVVKCCKLMSKVLPKLSISEENLLKNTISWTLSCIFHFKSSFQHSTQINEILDFYVCTIQTYRNLNINNNRNITDVMALLLQVLQKIENKSVEPHTNIDILTYIKFLEATVVIIKDYDCINTIGICIIKFIEQSINQKKCMQSYDQEVLKCGLQILSQLIEQSKQWTNDNFNKLLPIVLLYLRYGLIFNQSKFLNDLQPSPIVQWENPSRLDIVPMINMTNKRRQKKKRIIESKNKVPNFVTISVDDEMLMNVRDSDFSEDEPCSSNLIGRITIDIRLLAAQIMKKMFTIVEKKLLLGYLYTIVDGSMNILNCLISEVGNSIREPSSKVRATIITAITSIFNGSKIFFAQAQYREKKGAFTTWSETLADYIITIHNTLLKDFVMETRSVRLVLLHCFSSVISNTPYTRLNKNLLKSVLDAILVYIKCEPCDNYLRIGVFRCLSSVFNSELPQFEKELLLEKKTEIVNLCLYLFKETKSFLESDQDNTQMIVRRQCWQILNSYCNHYYGLIENRMLINIAIEDMKYTKQTLLRKSILSCLKQMSAVSEGDDHKSARLEKWKLIFRKLIPQMFAEKDPQTLPILIESLSTIGSDLFNDLEDELVDLCCDELHMFVTCEDQNIQSAAIATLGTLIKYEKLSKNPMYIRHTIDGLLYVSSINKVNSVQEKLAWTLNCISEVLVENWDLYEIEDEKLLCLAKAALSTLDRKPCRACGTRALGLLLSLIDYTDVTGQQFAPLYEESINILINIANGNDSMKNRWNSCNSLGVLYQTNSIQKLPETLRNNVFNTLSTLIINCCNFKVRHVACSSLMYNHRDLYGNNYSKMWHRLFDAFENAQNLPHICEYKHQQKLINQLCAAFCNLCNLLEPSDISGLTYLFDSRLHVIQNAMEKFCNFNDIPNYSEMLAAAHNHLHNMLKTKQLTSKQEEIVKSLLNVFVNR, encoded by the exons atgaataaagaatatataataaaagactCGGTGACGACCTTAGCAATAGCCATTGCAGATCATCAACAAACACCTAATGAAATTAATGTGGACACTTGCTTGGACAAAGTTTACAAAGTGCTTAAACCCCAATGGATGAAAAATCaa gatGACATTCTATGTTTATTTCAAGTATGTCAAGAGATTAGCCCAATAGATACCAATCTAGTTGttaaatgttgtaaattgATGAGCAAAGTATTACCAAAACTTAGTATTAGCGAAGagaatcttttaaaaaatacaatttcttgGACACTAtcatgtatttttcattttaaatccaGTTTCCAACATTCAACACAAATCAATGAAATTCTTGATTTTTATGTCTGCACTATTCAAACATATAGAAACTTGAACATCAACAATAATAGa aatattactgATGTAATGGCTTTATTACTACAAGTGttacaaaaaatagaaaataaatctgTAGAACCTCATACTAATATTGACATACTTACATACATAAAGTTTTTAGAAGCAACTgtggtaataataaaagattatgATTGTATCAATACTATTGGAATctgcataattaaatttatagaacagtcaataaatcaaaaaaaatgtatgcaatCATATGATCAAGaa gttttaaaatgtGGATTACAAATTTTGTCACAACTTATTGAACAGTCTAAACAATGgactaatgataattttaataagttattaccaattgttttgttatatttaaggtatggtttgatttttaatcaatCAAAATTTCTTAATGATTTGCAACCCTCTCCTATCGTACAATGGGAAAATCCATCAAGACTAGATATAGTACCtatg ATTAATATGACGAATAAACgacgtcaaaaaaaaaagagaattaTAGAATCCAAAAATAAAGTACCAAACTTTGTTACTATTTCAGTAGATGATGAAATGTTGATGAATGTTAGGGATTCAGATTTTTCTGAAGATGAACCGTGCTCATCTAATCTTATTGGACGTATAACAATAGATATACGGTTATTAGCTgcacaaataatgaaaaaaatgtttact ATAGTAGAGAAAAAACTATTGTTAggatatttgtatacaattgttGATGGTTCAATGAACATTCTAAATTGTTTGATTTCCGAAGTAGGAAATTCAATACGTGAACCTTCTTCTAAAGTACGCGCAACTATTATAACTGCTATCACatctatttttaatggttcaaaaatattttttgcccAAGctcaatatag agagAAAAAAGGTGCATTTACAACATGGTCTGAAACTCTTgctgattatataattacaatacataatacattgttaAAAGATTTTGTTATGGAAACGCGTAGTGTCCGTCTCGTACTTTTGCATTGTTTTTCTAGTGTGATTTCTAACACACCATATACAAGGTTGAATAAAAATCTTCTTAAATCAGTATTAGACGCTATACTtgtgtatattaaatgtgAACCATGtg ATAATTACCTAAGAATAGGAGTCTTTCGTTGTCTGTCTTCTGTTTTCAATTCAGAACTTCCACAATttgaaaaagaattattattagaaaaaaagacagaaattgtaaatttatgtttatatttatttaaa GAAACAAAATCATTTCTAGAAAGTGACCAAGATAATACACAAATGATTGTGAGGCGTCAATGTtggcaaatattaaatagttattgtaatcattattatggtctaattgaaaatagaatgttaattaatattgcaaTCGAAGACATGAAATACACTAAACAAACATTGTTacgtaaaagtattttatcatgtttaaaacaaatgtcTGCTGTATCAGAAG gGGATGATCATAAATCTGCTAGATTAGAAAAATGGAAGTTGATATTTCGAAAATTAATACCACAAATGTTCGCAGAAAAAGATCCACAAACATTGCCCATTCTTATTGAAAGTTTATCAACAATTGGAtcagatttatttaatgatcttgaa GACGAATTAGTTGATCTATGCTGTGATGAATTACATATGTTTGTTACCTGTGAAGATCAAAATATCCAATCAGCTGCAATAGCAACATTAGGTACACTTATTAAGTACGAAAAGCTATCAAAA aatCCAATGTATATAAGACACACTATTGATGGTTTGCTTTATGtttcatcaataaataaagtaaattcaGTTCAAGAAAAATTGGCATGGACATTAAACTGCATATCTGAAGTCTTGGTAGaaaattg ggATTTGTATGAAATTGaagatgaaaaattattatgtttggcCAAAGCTGCACTTTCAACACTTGACCGTAAACCa tgtaGAGCTTGTGGTACTAGAGCTTTGGGTCTCTTACTGTCATTAATTGACTATACTGATGTTACTGGACAGCAATTTGCCCCTTTATATGaagaatcaataaatattttaattaatatagccAATGGAAATGATAGTATGAAA AATCGTTGGAATAGTTGTAATTCTCTAGGTGTCCTCTATCAAACCAATTCCATTCAAAAGTTACCAGAAACTTTAAgg aataatgtattcaatacattatctacattaattataaattgctgTAACTTTAAAGTCAGGCATGTTGCTTGTTCATCTTTAATGTATAATCACCGAGACCTATATGGTAATAATTACTCAAAAATGTGGCATAGGCTGTTTGACGCTTTTGAAAATGCTCAAAACTTACCTCATATTTGTGAATACAAGCATcaacaaaaactaataaatcag ctTTGTGCGGCGTTTTGCAATTTGTGTAATTTACTTGAGCCATCAGACATTAGTGGTTTAACTTACTTGTTTGACTCTCGACTACATGTAATTCAGAATGCGATGGAaaagttttgtaattttaacgaCATTCCAAATTATTCTGAAATGTTAGCAGCAGCACACAACCATTTGCACAATATGTTGAAAACCAAACAACTCACATCTAAGCAAGAAGAGATCGTAAAAagcttattaaatgtatttgttaaccgttaa
- the LOC114126962 gene encoding uncharacterized protein LOC114126962 isoform X3 — MNKEYIIKDSVTTLAIAIADHQQTPNEINVDTCLDKVYKVLKPQWMKNQDDILCLFQVCQEISPIDTNLVVKCCKLMSKVLPKLSISEENLLKNTISWTLSCIFHFKSSFQHSTQINEILDFYVCTIQTYRNLNINNNRNITDVMALLLQVLQKIENKSVEPHTNIDILTYIKFLEATVVIIKDYDCINTIGICIIKFIEQSINQKKCMQSYDQEVLKCGLQILSQLIEQSKQWTNDNFNKLLPIVLLYLRYGLIFNQSKFLNDLQPSPIVQWENPSRLDIVPMINMTNKRRQKKKRIIESKNKVPNFVTISVDDEMLMNVRDSDFSEDEPCSSNLIGRITIDIRLLAAQIMKKMFTETKSFLESDQDNTQMIVRRQCWQILNSYCNHYYGLIENRMLINIAIEDMKYTKQTLLRKSILSCLKQMSAVSEGDDHKSARLEKWKLIFRKLIPQMFAEKDPQTLPILIESLSTIGSDLFNDLEDELVDLCCDELHMFVTCEDQNIQSAAIATLGTLIKYEKLSKNPMYIRHTIDGLLYVSSINKVNSVQEKLAWTLNCISEVLVENWDLYEIEDEKLLCLAKAALSTLDRKPVINTYALACGTRALGLLLSLIDYTDVTGQQFAPLYEESINILINIANGNDSMKNRWNSCNSLGVLYQTNSIQKLPETLRNNVFNTLSTLIINCCNFKVRHVACSSLMYNHRDLYGNNYSKMWHRLFDAFENAQNLPHICEYKHQQKLINQLCAAFCNLCNLLEPSDISGLTYLFDSRLHVIQNAMEKFCNFNDIPNYSEMLAAAHNHLHNMLKTKQLTSKQEEIVKSLLNVFVNR; from the exons atgaataaagaatatataataaaagactCGGTGACGACCTTAGCAATAGCCATTGCAGATCATCAACAAACACCTAATGAAATTAATGTGGACACTTGCTTGGACAAAGTTTACAAAGTGCTTAAACCCCAATGGATGAAAAATCaa gatGACATTCTATGTTTATTTCAAGTATGTCAAGAGATTAGCCCAATAGATACCAATCTAGTTGttaaatgttgtaaattgATGAGCAAAGTATTACCAAAACTTAGTATTAGCGAAGagaatcttttaaaaaatacaatttcttgGACACTAtcatgtatttttcattttaaatccaGTTTCCAACATTCAACACAAATCAATGAAATTCTTGATTTTTATGTCTGCACTATTCAAACATATAGAAACTTGAACATCAACAATAATAGa aatattactgATGTAATGGCTTTATTACTACAAGTGttacaaaaaatagaaaataaatctgTAGAACCTCATACTAATATTGACATACTTACATACATAAAGTTTTTAGAAGCAACTgtggtaataataaaagattatgATTGTATCAATACTATTGGAATctgcataattaaatttatagaacagtcaataaatcaaaaaaaatgtatgcaatCATATGATCAAGaa gttttaaaatgtGGATTACAAATTTTGTCACAACTTATTGAACAGTCTAAACAATGgactaatgataattttaataagttattaccaattgttttgttatatttaaggtatggtttgatttttaatcaatCAAAATTTCTTAATGATTTGCAACCCTCTCCTATCGTACAATGGGAAAATCCATCAAGACTAGATATAGTACCtatg ATTAATATGACGAATAAACgacgtcaaaaaaaaaagagaattaTAGAATCCAAAAATAAAGTACCAAACTTTGTTACTATTTCAGTAGATGATGAAATGTTGATGAATGTTAGGGATTCAGATTTTTCTGAAGATGAACCGTGCTCATCTAATCTTATTGGACGTATAACAATAGATATACGGTTATTAGCTgcacaaataatgaaaaaaatgtttact GAAACAAAATCATTTCTAGAAAGTGACCAAGATAATACACAAATGATTGTGAGGCGTCAATGTtggcaaatattaaatagttattgtaatcattattatggtctaattgaaaatagaatgttaattaatattgcaaTCGAAGACATGAAATACACTAAACAAACATTGTTacgtaaaagtattttatcatgtttaaaacaaatgtcTGCTGTATCAGAAG gGGATGATCATAAATCTGCTAGATTAGAAAAATGGAAGTTGATATTTCGAAAATTAATACCACAAATGTTCGCAGAAAAAGATCCACAAACATTGCCCATTCTTATTGAAAGTTTATCAACAATTGGAtcagatttatttaatgatcttgaa GACGAATTAGTTGATCTATGCTGTGATGAATTACATATGTTTGTTACCTGTGAAGATCAAAATATCCAATCAGCTGCAATAGCAACATTAGGTACACTTATTAAGTACGAAAAGCTATCAAAA aatCCAATGTATATAAGACACACTATTGATGGTTTGCTTTATGtttcatcaataaataaagtaaattcaGTTCAAGAAAAATTGGCATGGACATTAAACTGCATATCTGAAGTCTTGGTAGaaaattg ggATTTGTATGAAATTGaagatgaaaaattattatgtttggcCAAAGCTGCACTTTCAACACTTGACCGTAAACCagtaattaatacctatgcaTT AGCTTGTGGTACTAGAGCTTTGGGTCTCTTACTGTCATTAATTGACTATACTGATGTTACTGGACAGCAATTTGCCCCTTTATATGaagaatcaataaatattttaattaatatagccAATGGAAATGATAGTATGAAA AATCGTTGGAATAGTTGTAATTCTCTAGGTGTCCTCTATCAAACCAATTCCATTCAAAAGTTACCAGAAACTTTAAgg aataatgtattcaatacattatctacattaattataaattgctgTAACTTTAAAGTCAGGCATGTTGCTTGTTCATCTTTAATGTATAATCACCGAGACCTATATGGTAATAATTACTCAAAAATGTGGCATAGGCTGTTTGACGCTTTTGAAAATGCTCAAAACTTACCTCATATTTGTGAATACAAGCATcaacaaaaactaataaatcag ctTTGTGCGGCGTTTTGCAATTTGTGTAATTTACTTGAGCCATCAGACATTAGTGGTTTAACTTACTTGTTTGACTCTCGACTACATGTAATTCAGAATGCGATGGAaaagttttgtaattttaacgaCATTCCAAATTATTCTGAAATGTTAGCAGCAGCACACAACCATTTGCACAATATGTTGAAAACCAAACAACTCACATCTAAGCAAGAAGAGATCGTAAAAagcttattaaatgtatttgttaaccgttaa